The proteins below are encoded in one region of Neoasaia chiangmaiensis:
- the dnaE gene encoding DNA polymerase III subunit alpha, translated as MPFADFIHLRNHSAYSLSQGAIRVSDLVGLAAENSMPAVALTDTSNLFGALEFSQYCTNKGVQPIVGCQIALPPRIEKPGAPSEPIVLLAQNEDGLANLQFLSSESFLHGDPGDPTVPLETICAHAEGLFVLTGGTNGPLFNMLAEGQEEEAWAFLDRLQKAFGDRVAVEIQRHGLAAEAAIEPGLIALADRCNVPLVATNECFFPKETMHEAHDALLCIAQGRTMAEEDRRRVTREHWFKPPATMRELFADLPEACDNTLVIARKCAVKVMTRPPLLPVCPKVHEGATEEETLRAMTREGLARRLDKLEADDETRARYGERLEMELGIIGRMGFPGYFLIVADFIQWAKDHGIPVGPGRGSGAGSLVAWALTITDIDPLPFNLLFERFLNPERVSMPDFDIDFCQDRRDEVIRYVRHEYGGERVAQIITFGKLQARAAVRDVGRVLGLPFGMVNRVAELIPNNPAKPVTLKQAIDGEPRLQEMRDNDEALRRLMEIALQLEGLYRHASTHAAGVVIGDRKLVELVPLYRDPKSDMLVTQYNMKFVEQAGLVKFDFLGLTTLTILKRGVDFIQQQGISVDLSSLPLNDEATYDMLARGDAGGVFQFEGAGMRDVLKQMRPTRLEDLIAAVALYRPGPMANIPDYCRRKHGEAWEPPHEEIRDILSETYGIMVYQEQVMQIAQKMAGYSLGAADLLRRAMGKKIRAEMDKQREIFVEGATARGIGAEKAAEVFDLMAKFADYGFNKSHAAAYALVSYQTAWMKANHPVAFLAGCMSLAREKTEKLAALCQEARRMKIDVLPVDINRSGADFTLEKREDGSYAIRYALAAVKRVGFSAMEAIVESRGDRPFQDLADFAQRCDAKQLNKMQIENLAKAGAFDSIMPQRHVVFGSAETMLRRAQAQAQELASGQIGMFGGVAAPPEPLRLPVVAPWATFDRLAFEAEAIGFYMTAHPIDAYRPMLRRTGAMTSQQLMAAAQNGAVRVKIAGCVVDRKERPTRTGSKMAWVRLSDAGGGCEVTLFSEVLSRCRDLLIAGHAVLVHAELKLDGDALRITAQDVVDLERAAAQEESEIRVWVDQPEAARGIQALLSDQKGGKGRIVLVPAVTETTAVEVALRGRYPVTPRLGEMLRAIPGVQRVDHR; from the coding sequence ATGCCTTTTGCCGATTTCATTCACCTCCGCAATCACTCCGCCTACTCGCTCAGCCAGGGCGCCATCCGTGTCTCGGACCTCGTAGGACTTGCCGCGGAAAACAGCATGCCGGCGGTGGCATTGACGGATACGAGCAATCTTTTCGGTGCGCTCGAGTTCTCACAATACTGCACAAACAAAGGCGTGCAGCCGATTGTTGGCTGTCAGATCGCGTTGCCGCCACGGATCGAGAAGCCTGGCGCTCCGTCTGAGCCGATCGTTTTGCTGGCGCAGAATGAGGACGGGCTGGCGAACCTGCAATTCCTGTCGTCGGAAAGTTTCCTGCACGGTGACCCGGGCGACCCGACGGTACCGCTTGAAACCATATGCGCCCACGCCGAGGGTCTTTTCGTTCTGACTGGCGGGACCAACGGACCGCTCTTCAACATGTTGGCGGAGGGGCAGGAGGAAGAGGCCTGGGCATTTCTCGATCGCCTGCAGAAAGCATTCGGCGATCGCGTTGCCGTCGAAATCCAGAGGCATGGCCTGGCGGCGGAGGCGGCAATCGAACCGGGGCTGATCGCGTTGGCTGACCGTTGCAATGTGCCGCTGGTCGCCACCAATGAATGCTTCTTTCCCAAGGAGACCATGCACGAGGCGCACGACGCCCTGCTGTGCATCGCACAGGGCCGGACGATGGCGGAAGAAGACCGCCGTCGCGTAACGCGTGAACACTGGTTCAAACCGCCGGCCACCATGCGCGAACTTTTTGCGGACCTGCCGGAAGCGTGTGACAACACGCTGGTGATCGCCCGCAAATGTGCCGTCAAGGTTATGACGCGGCCACCGCTGCTGCCTGTGTGCCCGAAAGTGCATGAAGGCGCGACGGAGGAGGAAACGCTGCGCGCCATGACGCGGGAAGGACTGGCGCGGCGGCTCGACAAGCTGGAGGCGGATGACGAGACGCGTGCCCGTTACGGTGAGCGTCTTGAAATGGAACTCGGCATCATCGGGCGCATGGGGTTTCCCGGCTATTTCCTGATCGTGGCCGACTTCATCCAGTGGGCGAAGGATCACGGCATTCCCGTGGGGCCGGGACGCGGCTCGGGCGCTGGTTCGCTGGTGGCCTGGGCGCTGACGATTACCGATATCGATCCGCTGCCCTTCAATCTGCTGTTCGAGAGATTCCTCAATCCGGAACGCGTCTCGATGCCGGACTTCGATATCGATTTCTGTCAGGACCGGCGGGATGAGGTCATTCGTTACGTCCGTCATGAATATGGTGGCGAGCGGGTGGCGCAGATCATCACGTTCGGGAAGCTTCAGGCGCGGGCTGCTGTTCGCGATGTCGGCCGCGTTCTCGGTCTGCCGTTCGGTATGGTGAACCGCGTCGCGGAATTGATCCCCAACAACCCTGCGAAGCCTGTGACTCTGAAGCAGGCCATCGATGGTGAGCCGCGCCTGCAGGAGATGCGCGACAACGATGAGGCGTTGCGCCGCCTGATGGAAATCGCACTTCAGCTGGAGGGGCTGTACCGGCACGCCTCGACGCATGCGGCGGGTGTCGTGATCGGCGACCGCAAGCTGGTGGAACTGGTGCCGCTTTATCGCGATCCCAAGAGCGATATGCTGGTGACGCAGTATAATATGAAGTTCGTCGAACAGGCCGGTCTGGTCAAGTTCGACTTCCTGGGGCTGACCACGCTGACTATTTTGAAACGTGGCGTCGATTTCATTCAGCAACAGGGCATTAGCGTCGATCTTTCATCTCTTCCTTTAAATGATGAAGCAACTTACGATATGTTGGCCCGTGGCGATGCGGGGGGCGTTTTCCAGTTCGAAGGCGCGGGCATGCGTGACGTTCTGAAACAGATGCGTCCGACGCGGCTGGAGGATCTCATCGCGGCTGTGGCGCTTTATCGTCCGGGTCCGATGGCGAACATTCCGGATTATTGCCGTCGCAAACATGGCGAGGCATGGGAGCCGCCGCACGAGGAAATCCGCGATATCCTGTCCGAGACCTATGGCATCATGGTCTATCAGGAACAGGTCATGCAGATCGCGCAGAAGATGGCCGGATATAGCCTTGGTGCTGCGGACCTTCTGCGACGGGCCATGGGCAAGAAAATCCGCGCGGAAATGGACAAGCAGCGGGAGATCTTCGTCGAAGGCGCTACGGCGCGGGGCATCGGTGCGGAAAAGGCGGCCGAAGTTTTCGACCTGATGGCGAAGTTCGCGGATTACGGCTTCAACAAATCCCATGCCGCCGCTTACGCGCTTGTGTCGTATCAGACCGCCTGGATGAAGGCGAACCACCCTGTCGCGTTTCTGGCCGGGTGCATGTCGCTGGCGCGGGAAAAGACGGAAAAGTTGGCGGCGTTGTGTCAGGAAGCGCGTCGCATGAAGATTGACGTGTTGCCGGTGGATATCAATCGCTCCGGCGCTGACTTCACGCTCGAAAAGCGCGAGGACGGCAGTTATGCCATCCGCTACGCGCTTGCAGCGGTCAAGCGGGTCGGTTTTTCGGCGATGGAAGCGATCGTTGAATCGCGTGGCGATCGGCCATTTCAGGATTTGGCGGATTTTGCGCAGCGCTGCGATGCCAAGCAACTGAACAAGATGCAGATCGAGAATCTGGCCAAGGCCGGCGCCTTCGATTCTATCATGCCACAACGGCATGTCGTCTTCGGCTCGGCCGAAACGATGTTGCGTCGTGCACAGGCGCAGGCGCAGGAACTGGCGTCCGGACAGATCGGCATGTTCGGCGGTGTGGCGGCTCCGCCGGAGCCGTTGCGTCTGCCGGTGGTTGCGCCCTGGGCCACATTCGATCGCCTTGCTTTCGAGGCGGAGGCGATCGGGTTTTACATGACCGCTCATCCGATCGATGCCTATCGTCCGATGTTGCGTCGCACCGGCGCGATGACGTCGCAGCAACTCATGGCCGCGGCGCAGAATGGTGCGGTTCGCGTCAAGATCGCCGGATGTGTCGTAGACAGGAAGGAGCGGCCGACGCGGACCGGTAGCAAGATGGCGTGGGTGCGTCTTTCCGATGCCGGTGGTGGTTGCGAGGTGACGCTGTTTTCGGAAGTGCTGTCGCGCTGCCGCGATCTGCTGATCGCTGGCCATGCGGTGCTGGTGCACGCTGAACTCAAGCTCGACGGCGACGCGCTGCGGATCACCGCGCAGGATGTGGTGGACCTCGAACGTGCGGCGGCACAGGAGGAAAGTGAAATCCGGGTATGGGTGGACCAGCCGGAGGCCGCGCGCGGCATACAGGCGCTGCTGAGTGATCAGAAGGGCGGCAAGGGGCGGATCGTCCTTGTCCCTGCCGTGACCGAGACCACGGCCGTCGAGGTCGCATTGCGGGGGCGGTATCCCGTTACGCCACGACTGGGCGAAATGCTGCGGGCCATTCCCGGCGTTCAGCGTGTCGATCATCGCTGA
- a CDS encoding MFS transporter — protein sequence MSGPNWALLSLSAGAFAIGVTEFTPMGLLPVIAQGVHVSVPKAGGLISAYAFGVMAGAPLMTLVLARYARKHALIGLMLLYTVGNLAAAASGDYTLLLLSRVLTSLAHGAFFGLGAVEASSVVAPTKRASAVATMFMGLTIANIFGVPAATWLGDTLGWRQAFVATSILGLIAAAALQCALPFAEAGPRPDAVRELRALMRGNVLMALAVTVIGAGAMFELYTYIAPMLEHITHAGPTLIAMALMLIGVGFSIGNAIGGRAADRSLDGTLLTFFPILGVIMLAFPFAATTSAGALIGVLIWGAASFSIMPALQMRVMKAAHDAPGLASSVNIGAFNLGNALGAALGGIVLSAGLGYALVSALGFGLAMIGVILVVLARRSHLAPEG from the coding sequence ATGTCGGGACCGAACTGGGCGCTGCTCTCCTTGTCTGCTGGTGCGTTCGCAATAGGCGTGACGGAATTTACGCCGATGGGCCTGTTGCCCGTCATCGCACAGGGCGTGCATGTCAGCGTTCCGAAAGCAGGCGGTCTGATTAGTGCCTATGCATTCGGTGTGATGGCGGGTGCGCCACTGATGACGTTGGTTTTGGCGCGATACGCACGCAAGCATGCCCTGATTGGGCTGATGTTGCTTTACACGGTGGGTAATCTCGCGGCGGCGGCAAGTGGCGATTACACCCTGCTTCTTCTGTCACGCGTGCTGACAAGCCTGGCCCATGGCGCGTTCTTCGGTCTCGGAGCCGTGGAAGCCTCCAGCGTTGTGGCGCCCACAAAGCGGGCCAGCGCTGTCGCGACCATGTTCATGGGGCTGACGATCGCCAATATCTTCGGGGTGCCCGCCGCAACGTGGCTGGGTGACACGCTCGGCTGGCGGCAGGCTTTCGTGGCGACGTCGATTCTGGGGCTGATCGCGGCGGCAGCGTTACAATGCGCATTGCCGTTCGCGGAGGCGGGGCCCCGTCCGGATGCAGTGCGTGAGTTGCGTGCCCTGATGCGCGGGAATGTCCTGATGGCCTTGGCTGTGACGGTCATCGGCGCGGGGGCCATGTTCGAACTCTACACGTATATCGCACCGATGCTGGAACATATCACGCATGCGGGGCCGACGCTTATTGCGATGGCTCTGATGCTGATCGGCGTGGGATTCAGCATCGGCAATGCGATTGGCGGTCGCGCGGCCGATCGGTCGCTGGACGGCACGTTGCTGACGTTCTTCCCGATACTGGGCGTCATCATGCTTGCGTTTCCCTTTGCGGCCACGACGTCGGCAGGGGCGTTGATCGGTGTGCTGATCTGGGGAGCGGCCAGCTTCTCCATCATGCCCGCGTTGCAGATGCGGGTGATGAAGGCAGCCCATGATGCGCCGGGTCTGGCATCGTCGGTGAATATCGGGGCATTCAACCTTGGTAACGCGTTGGGGGCGGCGCTGGGGGGAATCGTGTTGTCCGCTGGCCTGGGTTATGCGCTGGTATCGGCGCTGGGGTTCGGTCTGGCCATGATCGGCGTCATTCTCGTGGTATTGGCGCGAAGGAGCCATCTGGCGCCGGAAGGTTGA
- a CDS encoding aspartate aminotransferase family protein, giving the protein MDIPSNHSNHDALWLPFTANRQFRSTPRMLVSAHGMYYKDDRGHDVLDGCAGLWCVNAGHTRPRIVEAVQKTVATLDFAPAFQMGHPLAFEAADRVARLAPGNLNHVFFCNSGSEAGDSALKIALAYQRLRGEGTRTRLIGRERGYHGVGFGGISVGGISGNRKLYGTMLGGVDHLPHTLDLERNAFSRGQPEHGAELADALERIVTLHDASTIAAVIVEPMAGSTGVLPAPKGYLKRLRDICTKHGILLIFDEVITGFGRLGASFAAEKYGIVPDIMTVAKGITNGTVPMGANIVSDTVFDAFMQGPPEAIDLPHGYTYTAHPIACAAAIATLDTYAEEHLFERAAALTPYFEDAAHSLRGLPNVVDIRNEGLVAGIELAPRDAKTTRAYEIFDRAFHEGVLLRYTGDIVAVSPPLIVEKAEIDRIFETIGRLIRQVA; this is encoded by the coding sequence ATGGACATTCCCTCGAATCACTCCAATCACGATGCTCTCTGGTTGCCATTCACCGCGAACCGACAGTTCCGCTCAACACCCCGCATGCTCGTTTCGGCGCACGGCATGTATTACAAGGACGATCGCGGCCACGACGTTCTCGATGGATGCGCGGGCCTTTGGTGCGTGAACGCCGGGCATACACGCCCGCGTATCGTCGAAGCCGTGCAGAAAACCGTGGCGACGCTCGATTTCGCCCCGGCCTTCCAGATGGGCCACCCATTGGCATTCGAAGCCGCTGACCGCGTCGCGCGGCTGGCACCCGGCAATCTGAATCATGTCTTCTTCTGCAATTCCGGATCGGAAGCCGGCGACTCAGCCCTGAAGATCGCACTGGCCTATCAGCGCCTGCGCGGCGAAGGCACACGCACACGGTTGATCGGCCGGGAACGCGGCTATCACGGCGTCGGATTCGGGGGCATATCGGTCGGCGGCATCTCCGGCAATCGCAAGCTTTACGGAACGATGCTGGGCGGCGTGGACCATCTGCCTCATACCCTCGATCTTGAACGGAACGCATTTTCGCGCGGCCAACCCGAACATGGCGCGGAACTGGCGGATGCGCTGGAACGCATCGTGACCCTGCACGATGCCTCCACGATTGCAGCCGTCATCGTCGAGCCCATGGCAGGATCCACGGGCGTTCTCCCCGCGCCGAAAGGCTATCTGAAACGTTTGCGCGACATCTGCACAAAGCACGGCATCCTGCTGATTTTCGACGAAGTTATCACCGGATTCGGTCGCCTCGGCGCATCGTTCGCCGCTGAAAAATATGGCATTGTCCCGGATATCATGACGGTCGCCAAAGGCATCACAAACGGCACCGTGCCGATGGGTGCGAACATCGTTTCCGATACGGTGTTCGATGCCTTTATGCAGGGACCACCCGAGGCAATCGACCTGCCGCACGGCTACACCTACACCGCGCATCCCATTGCTTGCGCCGCCGCAATCGCAACACTGGACACCTACGCAGAGGAGCATCTGTTCGAACGCGCCGCGGCACTGACGCCTTACTTCGAAGACGCCGCCCACAGTCTTCGTGGCCTGCCGAACGTGGTCGACATTCGGAACGAAGGACTTGTCGCCGGGATCGAACTGGCACCACGCGATGCGAAGACAACCCGCGCCTACGAGATTTTCGATCGCGCGTTCCATGAAGGCGTCCTGCTGCGCTACACAGGCGATATCGTCGCCGTCTCACCGCCATTGATCGTTGAAAAGGCGGAAATCGATCGGATATTCGAGACAATCGGTCGCCTGATACGACAGGTGGCATGA
- a CDS encoding NCS1 family nucleobase:cation symporter-1, with translation MTHATDPALYNDDLAPIPVEKRDWTWINMATVWMGMVHNIVVYEGAAGLMALGFSAWECMEVVAVSYMVLFVAMWFNARAGTRYGIPFCVLIRSAFGPFGAQLPVVLRGFCAIFWFSVQAFAATQAIDAIVGTVWPWWNTLAMPLLGMSLHRWGALCLVWALHVWVMNHGVTRIRNFELVAGPLVIVIGAMATGWALHVGHGLGPLFAVPSRLHGSAFTLAFAEGVTGMIGMWATFAVNIPDLSRFVRSQRDQVLGQAIGLPVTALVFTPMAIITTSATVLLFGRPIWNPVELLLALNHPVVTVLGGAVIVLATLSVNVVANIMPACYDLINLAPQTLNFRRAGFLVLVLGLLFMPWLWFSEAESIYRVLDIISGLLGPVTGIMLADYFVLRRQNLVVADLYRRDGRYAGRHGWHLPAPVAFVVGGVCANIGIIIPALASVGSVSWFVGLGVAAALYLALAGRKARHA, from the coding sequence ATGACGCACGCTACCGATCCCGCTCTCTACAACGACGATCTTGCGCCGATCCCCGTCGAGAAGCGGGACTGGACCTGGATCAACATGGCGACGGTGTGGATGGGCATGGTCCATAACATCGTGGTCTATGAGGGCGCCGCCGGCCTCATGGCGCTGGGCTTTTCCGCCTGGGAGTGCATGGAAGTCGTTGCCGTCTCCTATATGGTCCTGTTCGTGGCCATGTGGTTCAATGCCCGCGCGGGAACGCGATACGGCATACCGTTCTGCGTCCTGATCCGCTCGGCCTTCGGTCCTTTCGGCGCTCAACTTCCTGTCGTATTGCGCGGATTTTGCGCGATTTTCTGGTTCTCGGTTCAGGCATTTGCCGCCACGCAGGCCATCGACGCCATTGTCGGAACCGTCTGGCCCTGGTGGAACACGCTCGCCATGCCCTTGCTCGGCATGTCGCTTCACCGCTGGGGCGCTCTATGCCTGGTGTGGGCGTTGCACGTCTGGGTGATGAACCATGGCGTCACGCGCATTCGCAACTTCGAGCTGGTCGCAGGTCCCCTCGTCATCGTCATCGGTGCCATGGCAACCGGGTGGGCCCTGCATGTCGGCCATGGTCTGGGGCCACTTTTCGCCGTGCCATCGCGCTTGCACGGTTCAGCTTTTACGCTGGCTTTCGCCGAGGGTGTCACAGGTATGATCGGCATGTGGGCAACCTTCGCCGTCAACATCCCGGACCTGTCACGTTTCGTCCGCTCACAGCGCGATCAGGTTCTGGGTCAGGCGATCGGCCTGCCCGTGACCGCGTTGGTCTTCACGCCGATGGCGATCATCACAACATCCGCCACGGTATTGCTGTTCGGTCGACCGATCTGGAATCCCGTCGAGTTGTTGCTGGCCTTAAATCACCCGGTAGTCACGGTCCTGGGTGGTGCTGTCATCGTTCTGGCCACGCTGTCGGTCAACGTCGTCGCCAACATCATGCCGGCCTGTTACGACCTCATCAATCTCGCGCCGCAAACGCTGAACTTCCGTCGCGCCGGGTTTCTCGTACTCGTTCTGGGATTGCTCTTCATGCCCTGGCTTTGGTTCAGCGAGGCCGAGAGCATCTATCGCGTGCTGGACATCATCAGCGGCCTGCTCGGTCCCGTCACGGGCATCATGCTCGCGGACTATTTCGTGCTCAGACGCCAAAATCTCGTCGTCGCCGACCTCTATCGCCGTGACGGGCGTTATGCCGGGCGTCACGGCTGGCACCTCCCGGCGCCAGTCGCATTTGTCGTCGGCGGCGTATGCGCCAACATCGGAATCATCATTCCGGCCCTGGCATCCGTCGGCAGCGTTTCATGGTTCGTCGGACTTGGCGTCGCGGCCGCGCTTTACCTTGCGCTCGCCGGGAGGAAAGCGCGGCATGCGTGA
- a CDS encoding CDP-diacylglycerol diphosphatase codes for MSKISLSRNSRLTGLAVLVGLVVAGCAAVHERDPDALWKIVHERCAIGGRPCAVYDAKAGYALLHSLEGKGQYLLMPTVRMSGIESPALLQPGTPNYFALAWLERDRVSKAYGVTLPTDALSLAINSKPGRSQDQLHIHIDCMTAETRRSLDAQDGLIGPMWSDLPQAVEGHHYRAIRLPDLDRSPFRVLADSLSSPQTEMRAHTLVVIPTHGSFILLDDAAHGLDRASGEVLQDHACRAFLPASAR; via the coding sequence GTGTCGAAAATATCTTTGTCGAGAAATAGCCGACTGACCGGCCTTGCGGTGTTGGTGGGGCTGGTCGTGGCCGGTTGTGCCGCTGTCCATGAACGTGACCCGGATGCGCTGTGGAAAATCGTTCACGAGCGTTGTGCGATCGGCGGTCGTCCATGCGCTGTGTATGACGCCAAAGCCGGCTATGCCCTGCTTCATAGTCTTGAAGGCAAGGGCCAGTATCTGCTGATGCCGACAGTCAGGATGAGCGGCATCGAAAGCCCGGCCCTGTTGCAGCCTGGGACGCCGAATTATTTCGCGTTGGCATGGCTGGAGCGAGATCGCGTTTCGAAGGCCTACGGCGTCACGCTTCCTACCGATGCGCTGTCGCTCGCCATCAACTCAAAGCCCGGTCGGTCGCAAGACCAACTGCATATTCATATTGATTGTATGACGGCGGAGACACGGCGCAGTCTGGATGCACAGGACGGGCTGATCGGGCCCATGTGGTCGGACCTGCCACAGGCGGTCGAAGGTCATCATTATCGCGCCATTCGCCTGCCGGATCTGGATCGTTCACCGTTCAGGGTTCTGGCGGATAGCCTGTCGTCACCCCAGACCGAAATGCGCGCCCATACGTTGGTTGTCATACCGACGCATGGAAGCTTCATCTTGCTGGATGATGCGGCACATGGACTGGATCGCGCTTCGGGTGAGGTTCTGCAGGATCACGCATGCCGCGCTTTCCTCCCGGCGAGCGCAAGGTAA
- a CDS encoding Ppx/GppA family phosphatase, giving the protein MNAAENAASHPTDHQRAAIVDLGSNSVRLVVFEGITRNPVPIFNEKATLRLGRGLEATGKLNEEGVALAMDVMSRFHAIARSMNADPFEVIATAAVRDATNGPDFVRAVQERMPDVPIRVISGEEEADYSATGVLCGMPMADGLVADIGGGSLELIRIAEGRHQDACTTPLGVIRLSDRADASIGRARDLARQDLTAVAWLEGIRGKPLYLVGGAFRALARLQIARTQYPLNIVHLFTMTAPQAREMVAWLLKSGKKTLEKLPGVPKKRLDDVPFAATVLEQLMLVAQPSEVVFSVDGLREGWYMRKVASSVADLEPCEALAAEMAGRLSRSAQLPADLIAWTAPLFSCESDRLRRLRSLSCAMSDIGSYDHPEYRGAQTYLRVLRMHGVGFDHTARAFVAMTLAIRYETDTSDALLEPSRFLLDRVLLAAAVQLGLALRLAYTLCGGTSALLHGTSLALEDGALLLSLTPEDRRIVGGSVRRRLERLGQAMGVPTIMRES; this is encoded by the coding sequence ATGAATGCTGCCGAAAACGCCGCGAGCCATCCGACCGACCATCAGCGGGCCGCGATTGTCGATCTCGGCTCCAATTCGGTTCGGCTGGTGGTGTTCGAGGGGATCACGCGCAACCCTGTTCCGATTTTCAACGAAAAAGCCACGCTGAGACTGGGGCGCGGCCTTGAGGCGACGGGCAAGCTGAACGAGGAGGGTGTGGCGCTGGCGATGGATGTCATGAGCCGCTTCCATGCGATCGCCCGATCAATGAATGCCGATCCTTTCGAGGTGATCGCCACGGCGGCGGTGCGCGATGCCACTAATGGTCCGGATTTCGTGCGTGCCGTGCAGGAGCGTATGCCGGATGTGCCCATACGGGTGATTTCCGGCGAGGAAGAAGCGGATTACTCGGCGACTGGCGTCCTGTGCGGTATGCCGATGGCCGACGGTCTTGTCGCCGATATCGGTGGTGGATCACTGGAACTGATTCGCATTGCAGAAGGCCGCCATCAGGACGCCTGCACCACGCCACTGGGTGTCATTCGCCTCTCCGATCGTGCCGATGCCAGCATTGGGAGGGCACGCGATCTTGCGCGCCAGGATTTGACCGCGGTCGCGTGGCTGGAAGGTATTCGGGGGAAGCCTCTCTATCTCGTCGGCGGTGCATTTCGGGCGCTTGCGCGACTGCAGATCGCGCGGACGCAGTATCCACTCAATATCGTGCATCTCTTTACGATGACGGCGCCGCAGGCACGGGAAATGGTGGCGTGGCTTCTTAAAAGCGGAAAGAAAACGCTTGAGAAACTACCTGGCGTTCCGAAGAAGCGTCTGGATGACGTGCCATTTGCGGCGACCGTGCTGGAGCAGTTGATGCTTGTCGCGCAGCCATCGGAAGTCGTTTTCAGTGTCGATGGTCTGCGGGAAGGCTGGTACATGCGCAAGGTCGCCTCATCAGTGGCGGATCTGGAGCCTTGTGAGGCTTTGGCCGCCGAAATGGCGGGGCGACTAAGCCGCAGCGCGCAGTTGCCTGCCGACCTGATTGCGTGGACTGCGCCGCTATTCTCCTGTGAGAGCGACCGTCTGCGTCGCCTTCGGTCGTTGAGTTGTGCGATGTCCGATATCGGATCCTACGACCATCCGGAATATCGCGGCGCCCAGACTTACCTTCGTGTCCTGCGCATGCACGGCGTGGGCTTCGACCATACGGCGCGGGCCTTCGTTGCCATGACGCTGGCTATCCGTTACGAAACCGATACTTCGGATGCGTTGCTGGAGCCGTCCCGTTTCCTGCTGGATCGGGTACTGCTTGCGGCGGCCGTTCAGCTCGGTCTTGCGTTGCGTCTGGCCTATACGCTTTGCGGTGGTACATCCGCGCTGTTGCACGGAACATCGCTGGCGTTGGAGGACGGCGCCCTGCTGCTGTCGTTGACGCCGGAAGACCGGCGCATCGTGGGCGGGAGCGTCCGTCGCCGACTGGAGCGGTTGGGGCAGGCGATGGGCGTGCCGACGATCATGCGTGAAAGTTGA